Part of the Geoalkalibacter ferrihydriticus DSM 17813 genome is shown below.
CGTCGGCTTCAAGGAGCACGGCCTGCACTATCTGAAGCATTTTGTCGGACCCGTCTGGTGGTTGGCCCCAATCATGATCCCCATTGAGGTCATCGGTCATATTGCCCGGCTGGTATCACTGACCCTGCGTCTTTTCGGCAACATGTTCGGCAAGGAAGTCGTGCTCATGATCTTCCTCACCCTGGTGCCGTTTCTGCTACCGGTGCCGATGATGTTGCTCGGTCTGCTCATCGCTTTCATTCAAACTTTCGTTTTTACGCTGCTGGCCATGATCTATCTGGCCGGCGCACTGGAAGAACAGCACTAATCAAGAATCAAAGCAAGGTGAACTCAGTTATGTCCACAGTCCTATGCCATATAGGAAAAACAAACCGCAAAAAGGAGAAAAAACATGGATTTCTTTACTTGGTGCATGATCGCTGCAGGCTTTTCGATGGCTCTCGGTTCCCTGGGGACCGGTCTCGGTATGGGTAACGCCATCCGCAGCGCGGTCGAAGGCGTGGCGCGCAACCCCGGTGCCAGCGGCAAGGTTCTGACCACTCTGATGATCGGTCTGGCCATGATCGAGTCCCTCGCCATCTACGTGTTCGTTGTGGCCATGATCATCCTGTTCGCCAACCCCTTCACCGAGCAGGTCATCGCTCTGGCGGGTACCGTCGCTTACTAAGAAGAAAAACAGGGTGTGTTCCCCAGGAACACACCCTGTTTTTTTAGATTCAAACCCTACCATTTCACCTTGTCTTTTATTTTTGTACACTGCCACCTCGTTCCAATTTGCACAACCTGTGATTTTTAGGGAGCAACCACGCTAGGAGGAGTTCAATGTTTAAGTTATTTTCCAGGTTTGCCGTTGCGGTACTTTTGTTGTTGCCGTTAAGCCTACCCGTCCAGGGGGCTGAAAACGGCCTTGCCATCGACCCCATGACCTGCCTCGAATGCCACGACAACGTGGTGTCCGCGGAAGTTTTCGCCGCTTCAGTCCACGGCCGCAACGCCTGCACCAGCTGCCACACTGACATTACCGACCTGGACGCCCACATGATGGGCGAGCAGATGCCCGGGCCGGCCCAGTGCGTGCGTTGTCACAAGCAGGAGACCGCCGAGCATTTTGCTTCGGTGCATATGCTGTCCGGCATCGGCTGCGCCGATTGCCATCACGACATTCACAGCCACCAGTACTGGCAGGGCGACAAAAACATCGCCAACGACAAATGCACCGAGTGCCACTGGGATTCCTGGGAAGTATACAACGACTCGATTCACGGCCAGGCCGTGGCTGAGGGCAAGATGGATTCGGCTGCCTGCTTTGACTGCCACAACCTGCACCGCATCGAGGAAATTGGTGATCCAACCTCCTTCCACAATCGCGAATTTCATACCACGGTGTGCCTCGATTGCCATGCCGACCAGGAAATGATGGCGCGCAACAACGTCACCAGCGTTGCCGTCTCCACCTACATGAGCAGCTACCACGGCAAGACCTATCGTCTCGGCTATCCTGAACTGGTCGCAGGCTGTGCCGATTGCCACACATCCCATGGGGTTTTTAATCACAATGATCCGCGCGCCAGCACCCATCAGGACAACCTGGTGGCTACCTGCGGCGCCTGTCATCCCGGGGCCACCCCGCTGTTTGTACAGTTCTATTCCCATGGCGACATGACTGACCGGGCAAACTATCCGATTCTCTACTGGACTTTCATCGCCATGACCACCTTGTTGGTCTCGGTTTTTGCGGTTTTCTGGATACACACCCTGCTTTGGATGTTCCGCGGTTTTGTCGAAAACCGTGAAAAGCGCGCCGCTCTGATTCGCGGGGAAGTTCCGCACCACATTCCCGAAGCACACAAGATCTATCGGCGCTTTAACCGCCTGCATATCTTCCTGCACCTGCTGGTCATCATCAGCTTCCTCGGGCTTTCCTTGACCGGTTTGCCGCTCAAATTTGCGGGGCAACCCTGGGCCAAATTGCTGATGGAGTTCTTCGGCGGAGCCCACAATGCAGCCCTCATTCACCGCTGGTGCGCCGT
Proteins encoded:
- a CDS encoding cytochrome c3 family protein, producing MFKLFSRFAVAVLLLLPLSLPVQGAENGLAIDPMTCLECHDNVVSAEVFAASVHGRNACTSCHTDITDLDAHMMGEQMPGPAQCVRCHKQETAEHFASVHMLSGIGCADCHHDIHSHQYWQGDKNIANDKCTECHWDSWEVYNDSIHGQAVAEGKMDSAACFDCHNLHRIEEIGDPTSFHNREFHTTVCLDCHADQEMMARNNVTSVAVSTYMSSYHGKTYRLGYPELVAGCADCHTSHGVFNHNDPRASTHQDNLVATCGACHPGATPLFVQFYSHGDMTDRANYPILYWTFIAMTTLLVSVFAVFWIHTLLWMFRGFVENREKRAALIRGEVPHHIPEAHKIYRRFNRLHIFLHLLVIISFLGLSLTGLPLKFAGQPWAKLLMEFFGGAHNAALIHRWCAVITFVYFGASLVMSWNFLFVRKDLPGNPLQRLFGPDSLFPNLRDVRDITAMVRWFLFLGPKPVFERWTYWEKFDFLAVFWGMIAIGGSGLMLWFPEFFGGFLPGWAFNVATIVHSDEALLATGFIFTVHFFNTHGRPEKFPMDFVIFNGEMNKEEFIHERLDQWKRYEELGITEQFVKPKPSGVVYDFILKTFGFLAVFTGIGLVFLMIYAFMTSGFH
- the atpE gene encoding ATP synthase F0 subunit C → MDFFTWCMIAAGFSMALGSLGTGLGMGNAIRSAVEGVARNPGASGKVLTTLMIGLAMIESLAIYVFVVAMIILFANPFTEQVIALAGTVAY